The nucleotide sequence TCCTCCTCTCTGCTGGGAGCATCACCAGGGCCCGTCCCACCAAGATGTAACAGTACAGCATCACCAACAGAGGAAATAAAAAGCCTATGATGACTTCCATCACCTCCAGACTGGCTTTAGCTTTATGCGCCACGTCTGATGGATACATTGCCAGACATCTCTTATTGTGATGAAACTCACCTACGGTTGATAACACTAAATCAGGGATGCCAAGAAAACACGCAACGGTCCACACCCCAAAACAAAGCTTTCCGGAGTGTTTCTTTTGAAAGATTTGCACAAAGCCTCTGCTTCTGTCTCCCGCCATCAAAGCCAGATACTGATCCAGACTGATGTGGGCCAGAAGCATCATGCTGCAGGTGAAGTTGATGGTGTATAAGGAAGAGACAAGTTTACAGAGAGTCACCCCAAGCTCCCAGCCGTGGACCGCATCGGCTGCCCAGAAGGGCAACGTCAGGAGAAGCAACAGATCGGCAACGGCCAGGTGAACTATAAACACGTCAGTCAGTGTTTTTAGTTGCTTGCGGTAAGCGTAGACCACCAAGACCAGGGTGTTCCCTGCTAAACCTATCACAAGACATAACCCAAATACAACTGGGATGAAGATCTTGGCAAAGGAGCGTACGTCGCTCTTCTCACAAATGGTCTGATAGTCATCATAGCTGAAGTTTGAGCTGTAGTCATAGTAATTTTCCTCTGAGCTTTCCATTTTTCCAATGAGGTTGAGAGcactgaaaatgaaaacaatggtTTAAATCACAAAGAGAACTGGCAGTTTGAGACGTTTCTTTTATAGACAGATTTAAAGATGATCTTCCT is from Triplophysa dalaica isolate WHDGS20190420 chromosome 3, ASM1584641v1, whole genome shotgun sequence and encodes:
- the ackr4a gene encoding atypical chemokine receptor 4; this encodes MESSEENYYDYSSNFSYDDYQTICEKSDVRSFAKIFIPVVFGLCLVIGLAGNTLVLVVYAYRKQLKTLTDVFIVHLAVADLLLLLTLPFWAADAVHGWELGVTLCKLVSSLYTINFTCSMMLLAHISLDQYLALMAGDRSRGFVQIFQKKHSGKLCFGVWTVACFLGIPDLVLSTVGEFHHNKRCLAMYPSDVAHKAKASLEVMEVIIGFLFPLLVMLYCYILVGRALVMLPAERRMRKWRSIRVLLAMVGVFVVTQLPYNVVKFVQAMNIVYTFVTHCGLSKGLDRATQITESLALTHCCLNPVLYTFIGSSFRQHVMKCVKGFGDRGRRLARVREQWEVNISLNSHSQSQETSTFSI